A window of the Butyricimonas virosa genome harbors these coding sequences:
- the infC gene encoding translation initiation factor IF-3, which yields MEIRGRGQNDKPQHRVNEQIRAASVRVVGENVEAGVYPLKEALAMAEAAGADLVEISPNADPPVCRIIDYSKFLYQLKKKQKEIKAKSVKVVVKEIRFGPQTDDHDFNFKLKHAIGFLQEGAKVRAYVFFKGRSILFKDQGADLLERFVNALEDYGKLESAPMLEGKKMIVVIAPKK from the coding sequence ATGGAAATTAGGGGCAGAGGTCAAAATGACAAGCCACAGCACAGAGTGAACGAGCAAATTCGGGCTGCTTCTGTGAGAGTCGTTGGTGAAAATGTAGAAGCGGGTGTTTATCCTTTAAAAGAGGCTTTAGCCATGGCTGAAGCTGCCGGAGCTGATCTGGTAGAGATATCCCCCAATGCCGATCCACCTGTATGCAGGATCATTGATTACAGCAAATTCCTGTATCAGTTGAAGAAAAAGCAGAAAGAGATTAAAGCCAAGAGCGTGAAGGTCGTTGTAAAGGAGATTCGTTTCGGGCCTCAAACAGATGATCATGATTTCAATTTCAAGTTGAAACATGCGATCGGGTTCCTGCAAGAAGGTGCGAAGGTGAGAGCTTACGTGTTTTTCAAAGGGCGTTCGATTCTGTTTAAAGATCAGGGGGCTGACTTGTTGGAACGCTTTGTCAATGCATTGGAAGATTACGGGAAACTGGAATCCGCTCCCATGCTTGAGGGAAAGAAAATGATCGTGGTTATTGCTCCGAAAAAATAA
- the thrS gene encoding threonine--tRNA ligase, whose amino-acid sequence MVKIKFPDGNVKEFESGVTGMDIAKSISHKLAKEVLSISVNGVTWDLMRGITTDSEIKLYTWDDEEGRHAFWHSSAHLMAEALQAIYPNIKFGIGPAIENGFYYDVDPGEGVAIQEKDLVEIEKKMLELARKNEEYCRIDVSKQEALNHFSSLNETYKVELINDLEDGTITYYRQGDFTDLCRGPHLPNTSYIKAIKLTSVAGAYWRGNEHNKMLTRIYGITFPKQKMLDEWLVLMEEAKQRDHRKIGKEMELFMFSQAVGSGLPMWLPKGAMLRDRLEAFLRKVQKKYGYEQVITPHIGNVNLYKTSGHFQKYGKDSFQVITTPQEGEEFMLKPMNCPHHCEMYKFKPRSYKDLPVRFAEFGTVYRYEQSGELHGLTRVRGFTQDDAHLFCTPDQLKEEFKKVIDIIFTIFKALSFENFTAQVSLRDPNNKEKYIGTDENWEKAESAIIEAAAEKGLKTTVELGEAAFYGPKLDFMVKDAIGRKWQLGTIQVDYNLPERFELEYTGADNQKHRPVMIHRAPFGSMERFVAVLIEHTGGKFPLWLTPDQVVVLPISEKYNDYAQKVVNFLNNSDIRTVLDDRNEKIGRKIRDNELKKIPYMLIVGEQEMNENKVSVRRQGEGDKGSMTTEEFAEMINKEVEAQLNSIYNE is encoded by the coding sequence ATGGTAAAGATTAAATTTCCCGATGGGAATGTAAAAGAGTTCGAGTCCGGGGTTACCGGCATGGACATAGCTAAGTCGATTAGCCATAAGCTGGCTAAGGAAGTGTTGTCTATATCCGTAAATGGCGTCACGTGGGATTTGATGCGCGGTATAACAACAGACTCCGAGATTAAGCTGTATACATGGGACGATGAAGAGGGACGCCATGCTTTCTGGCACTCATCTGCACACCTTATGGCAGAAGCTTTGCAGGCTATTTACCCGAATATCAAGTTCGGTATCGGTCCGGCTATTGAAAATGGTTTCTACTATGACGTGGACCCGGGAGAAGGTGTTGCTATCCAAGAGAAAGATCTGGTGGAGATCGAGAAGAAAATGTTGGAATTGGCAAGAAAGAACGAGGAGTATTGCAGGATAGACGTTAGTAAGCAAGAGGCGTTGAATCATTTTTCATCGCTCAACGAAACATATAAAGTAGAGTTAATCAACGATTTGGAAGACGGAACAATCACGTATTACCGTCAGGGTGATTTCACGGACTTGTGCCGCGGGCCGCATTTGCCCAATACATCCTATATCAAGGCTATCAAGTTGACTTCTGTTGCCGGGGCATACTGGAGAGGGAATGAACATAACAAGATGTTAACCCGTATATACGGTATCACTTTCCCGAAACAGAAAATGTTGGACGAATGGTTGGTATTGATGGAGGAGGCAAAACAACGCGATCACCGTAAGATTGGTAAGGAGATGGAGTTGTTTATGTTCTCACAAGCGGTTGGTTCGGGACTTCCGATGTGGTTGCCGAAAGGGGCCATGTTGAGAGATCGTCTGGAAGCATTCTTGCGTAAGGTACAGAAGAAATACGGTTACGAGCAGGTGATCACCCCGCATATCGGTAACGTGAACTTGTACAAGACTTCGGGACATTTCCAGAAGTATGGTAAAGATAGTTTCCAGGTAATCACGACCCCGCAAGAAGGCGAGGAATTCATGTTGAAACCGATGAACTGCCCGCACCACTGCGAGATGTACAAGTTCAAACCGCGGTCCTACAAGGATCTTCCGGTTCGTTTTGCTGAATTCGGTACCGTGTATCGCTACGAGCAGAGCGGGGAATTGCACGGGTTGACAAGGGTTCGCGGGTTCACGCAGGATGATGCTCACTTGTTCTGTACGCCTGATCAGTTGAAAGAGGAATTCAAGAAAGTAATCGACATTATTTTCACGATATTCAAAGCGTTGAGTTTCGAAAATTTCACCGCGCAGGTTTCTTTGAGAGACCCGAATAATAAGGAGAAATACATCGGAACCGATGAAAACTGGGAGAAAGCCGAGAGTGCTATTATCGAGGCTGCTGCCGAGAAAGGATTGAAAACAACTGTTGAGTTGGGTGAGGCCGCATTCTATGGGCCGAAATTGGACTTCATGGTGAAGGATGCCATCGGGCGGAAGTGGCAGTTAGGAACGATCCAAGTAGATTATAACTTGCCGGAACGTTTCGAGCTGGAATACACGGGTGCTGATAACCAGAAACATCGTCCGGTAATGATTCACCGGGCTCCGTTCGGAAGTATGGAGCGATTCGTGGCCGTGCTGATCGAACATACGGGTGGAAAATTCCCGTTGTGGTTGACTCCGGACCAGGTTGTGGTACTCCCGATCAGTGAAAAATACAACGATTATGCTCAAAAAGTTGTAAATTTCTTAAATAATTCCGACATTCGCACCGTTTTAGACGATCGTAACGAAAAGATTGGTCGTAAGATACGTGATAACGAGTTGAAAAAGATTCCTTATATGTTGATTGTCGGGGAGCAGGAAATGAACGAAAATAAGGTTTCTGTTCGTCGTCAAGGAGAGGGAGACAAGGGATCTATGACAACGGAAGAATTCGCAGAAATGATAAATAAAGAGGTAGAAGCTCAGTTGAACTCTATCTACAATGAATAA
- a CDS encoding IS256 family transposase: MEFTPEQITELISEITNGEQGFQGLVKQGLESLMHSERAVHNAEHNDVSNGYRDRGVCYDRKVFELRVPRSRNSNFYPMLLGVLKDQEEEAQKLVSSLYCSGLTTEQVGKIYEQFYGKHYSKSQVSRLLNTAREDVNAWLGRKLEKRYPILYIDATYVLTRRDESVSNEAYYTVLGVKEDRTREVLTVVNFPTESATNWKDVFEGLKERGVAVVDLLVCDGLSGIENTLADTFPQADLQLCTVHLKRNIVNKVKPGDKKQVMEELKQICSPDQWDITPEKAFGVFKEFIQRWQKSYPPLKRYQHDRYRFYFTYFKYEREIRGMIYTTNWIERLNRDYKRVINMRGAMPNPQAVILLMGTVAQNADIYKYPIYNFLESRLFY, translated from the coding sequence ATGGAATTTACACCCGAGCAAATAACGGAACTAATCTCCGAAATAACAAATGGAGAACAAGGATTCCAAGGTCTTGTCAAACAAGGTCTTGAAAGTTTAATGCATAGCGAACGTGCAGTTCATAACGCGGAACATAACGACGTGAGCAACGGTTATCGTGATCGTGGAGTGTGCTATGACCGTAAAGTGTTTGAGCTTCGTGTCCCGCGTAGTCGTAACAGCAATTTTTACCCGATGTTACTAGGTGTGTTGAAAGACCAAGAAGAAGAAGCCCAAAAACTGGTTAGCAGTCTCTATTGTAGCGGTTTAACCACGGAACAGGTGGGTAAAATCTACGAACAGTTTTACGGGAAGCATTACAGTAAAAGTCAGGTAAGTCGCCTCTTGAACACGGCCCGTGAAGATGTAAACGCGTGGCTGGGGCGTAAACTTGAGAAGCGTTACCCCATTCTTTATATCGATGCCACGTATGTCCTCACCCGGCGGGACGAGTCCGTGAGCAATGAAGCCTATTACACGGTTTTGGGAGTGAAAGAAGACCGCACAAGGGAAGTTTTAACCGTGGTAAACTTTCCCACGGAAAGCGCGACCAATTGGAAGGATGTTTTTGAAGGTCTCAAAGAAAGAGGGGTTGCTGTCGTGGATCTGCTGGTATGTGACGGGTTATCCGGTATTGAAAACACGCTGGCCGATACTTTCCCCCAAGCGGATTTGCAGCTGTGTACCGTTCATCTGAAAAGGAATATCGTGAATAAGGTCAAGCCCGGGGATAAGAAGCAGGTTATGGAGGAACTCAAACAAATCTGCTCTCCTGACCAATGGGACATCACGCCGGAAAAGGCATTCGGTGTATTTAAGGAGTTCATACAAAGGTGGCAAAAGAGTTACCCGCCGCTAAAGAGATACCAGCACGACAGGTACAGGTTTTATTTTACATACTTCAAATATGAAAGGGAAATCAGGGGAATGATTTATACCACGAACTGGATCGAAAGACTGAACAGGGATTATAAGAGGGTTATTAATATGAGAGGGGCCATGCCGAATCCACAGGCCGTCATTCTACTGATGGGGACCGTGGCTCAAAACGCGGATATTTATAAATACCCTATTTATAATTTTTTAGAATCAAGATTATTTTATTAA